In bacterium, a single genomic region encodes these proteins:
- a CDS encoding serine hydrolase → QDMAGHAANVPFLHDPGTHWAYSTGTSAILGGIVSRLTGPSREATRAWMEKELLDPLGIKSLIAESDSRGQLVGGSHVWATARDWARLGLLYLRDGEWHGRRILPAGWVDFSRTRAPVDNNGIYGAHFWLNLPARGKQVDPLPGAPGSAFQMTGNGGQYVVLVPERDLIVLRFGEMIATDWPTLGRRMAALIAPFPTQSAP, encoded by the coding sequence CAAGACATGGCGGGCCATGCGGCCAACGTTCCGTTCCTGCACGACCCCGGGACCCATTGGGCCTACTCGACGGGAACCAGTGCAATTCTTGGCGGCATCGTCTCACGCCTGACAGGCCCCAGCCGTGAAGCCACCAGGGCTTGGATGGAAAAGGAATTGCTCGACCCGCTCGGGATCAAGAGCCTCATCGCCGAATCCGACAGCCGCGGCCAACTGGTTGGTGGCAGCCACGTCTGGGCGACAGCTCGGGATTGGGCGCGCCTTGGTCTGCTCTACCTACGCGACGGTGAATGGCACGGCCGGCGTATCCTTCCCGCAGGCTGGGTGGATTTTTCACGCACCCGCGCACCGGTCGACAACAACGGAATCTACGGTGCTCACTTCTGGCTGAATCTTCCAGCCCGCGGGAAGCAGGTCGATCCTCTGCCCGGCGCACCCGGTAGTGCGTTTCAGATGACCGGCAACGGCGGCCAGTATGTTGTGCTGGTTCCGGAACGCGACCTGATCGTCTTGCGCTTCGGCGAGATGATCGCAACGGATTGGCCCACGTTGGGCCGCCGGATGGCCGCGCTGATCGCCCCTTTCCCGACTCAGAGCGCGCCGTGA